From uncultured Roseateles sp., the proteins below share one genomic window:
- the tnpB gene encoding IS66 family insertion sequence element accessory protein TnpB (TnpB, as the term is used for proteins encoded by IS66 family insertion elements, is considered an accessory protein, since TnpC, encoded by a neighboring gene, is a DDE family transposase.), with amino-acid sequence MIRVDAVWLAVEPLDMRAGTEAALARVVQVFGAARPHHAYLFANRRANRMKVLVHDGIGVWLAARRLNQGKFVWPRDAGLTLALTQQQLGALVLGLPWQRIGEAGIISVL; translated from the coding sequence ATGATCCGTGTGGACGCCGTGTGGCTGGCGGTCGAGCCGCTGGACATGCGCGCTGGCACTGAGGCTGCACTGGCTCGCGTGGTGCAGGTCTTCGGCGCTGCCCGGCCCCACCATGCCTACCTGTTCGCCAACCGCCGGGCCAATCGCATGAAGGTGCTGGTGCACGATGGCATTGGCGTCTGGCTGGCCGCCAGGCGACTCAACCAGGGCAAGTTCGTCTGGCCCCGCGATGCCGGGCTGACCCTGGCGCTCACGCAGCAGCAGCTCGGCGCACTGGTGCTGGGCCTGCCCTGGCAGCGCATCGGCGAAGCCGGCATCATCAGCGTGCTGTAG
- a CDS encoding tripartite tricarboxylate transporter substrate binding protein, producing MAAGWARRGFVGGFVALIGAALVTPATAQDYPTRPVRIVVPFAPGGSADVYGRFIAQRLQEALGQGFVIDNRPGGGSLIGTDAVAKSAPDGYTLLLMSNTHTVNESLIPDRPFQLMRDFAPIAPINASDLVLVVKAGLPFNSLGDLIKAAKAKPGGMSYASSGPGTPYHMAGELFKAMAGIDIVHIPYKGSAGARTDVLGGQLEMMFDAIPTMTEHIKSGKVRALATTGKARSATLPDVPTLAEAGVPGYEATIWLGLMAPKGTPAAVIRRLNAEVSKITASPEVRRAWALQGTTPMTMGVDEFTRYLGEDIAKWAQIVKISGAKVD from the coding sequence ATGGCAGCAGGCTGGGCAAGGCGTGGCTTTGTGGGTGGCTTTGTGGCGCTGATCGGTGCCGCACTGGTGACGCCCGCCACTGCGCAGGACTATCCGACGCGCCCGGTGCGCATCGTCGTGCCCTTCGCCCCCGGCGGCTCGGCCGATGTCTACGGCCGCTTCATCGCCCAGCGGCTGCAGGAGGCGCTGGGCCAGGGCTTCGTGATCGACAACCGGCCCGGCGGCGGCTCGCTGATAGGCACCGACGCGGTGGCCAAGAGTGCGCCCGATGGCTACACCCTGCTGCTGATGTCGAACACGCACACGGTCAATGAGTCGCTGATTCCCGACCGGCCGTTCCAGCTGATGCGCGACTTCGCACCGATCGCGCCGATCAATGCGTCCGACCTGGTGCTGGTCGTCAAGGCCGGCCTGCCGTTCAACTCCTTGGGCGATCTGATCAAGGCGGCCAAGGCCAAGCCGGGCGGCATGTCCTACGCCTCATCGGGCCCGGGTACGCCTTACCACATGGCCGGCGAGCTGTTCAAGGCCATGGCCGGCATCGACATCGTCCACATTCCCTACAAGGGCAGCGCCGGCGCCCGCACCGATGTGCTGGGCGGGCAGCTGGAGATGATGTTCGATGCGATACCGACGATGACGGAGCACATCAAGTCCGGCAAGGTGAGGGCCCTGGCCACCACCGGCAAGGCCCGCTCGGCGACGCTGCCCGATGTGCCCACGCTGGCCGAGGCCGGCGTGCCCGGCTACGAGGCGACGATCTGGCTGGGCCTGATGGCGCCCAAGGGCACACCGGCCGCGGTGATACGCCGGCTCAACGCCGAGGTCAGCAAGATCACCGCCAGCCCCGAGGTGCGGCGCGCCTGGGCCCTGCAGGGCACGACGCCGATGACGATGGGTGTCGACGAGTTCACCCGCTACCTCGGTGAAGACATTGCCAAATGGGCGCAGATCGTCAAGATCTCCGGCGCCAAGGTCGATTGA
- a CDS encoding metal-dependent hydrolase, whose protein sequence is MKLIDRFKTLLLSLALACAGPVLAQTPPAKVQVQWLGQAAFKITSVGGKVIVIDPWLTSNPKTPEAYKKLEALGKVDLVLVTHGHFDHVADAPALAKLNEAPLWAPAGLSQSMQVLGILPVAQANRMNKSGTVTPIGPGIKITMTHAEHSSELVWKNPASGKDELHVGGEPGGFMIEFENGFKVWHMGDTGVFGDMKLLGEMYKPDLVLMPIGGGQFVMNPADAAFAARELIKPKAVIPMHYGTNPGLPGTPAEFSKALGASSIRVLAIQPGETVEF, encoded by the coding sequence ATGAAGCTGATCGATCGATTCAAGACCCTGCTGCTGTCTCTGGCCCTGGCCTGCGCCGGGCCGGTGCTGGCGCAAACGCCACCGGCCAAGGTCCAGGTGCAATGGCTGGGCCAGGCGGCCTTCAAGATCACCTCGGTGGGCGGCAAGGTGATCGTCATCGACCCCTGGCTGACCAGCAACCCGAAGACGCCAGAGGCCTACAAGAAGCTGGAGGCGCTGGGCAAGGTCGATCTGGTCCTGGTCACCCACGGTCACTTCGACCATGTGGCCGACGCCCCGGCGCTGGCCAAGCTCAACGAGGCGCCGCTGTGGGCACCGGCCGGGCTGTCGCAGTCGATGCAGGTGCTGGGCATACTGCCGGTGGCGCAGGCCAACCGGATGAACAAGAGCGGCACCGTCACGCCGATAGGTCCGGGCATCAAGATCACGATGACCCATGCCGAGCACAGCTCCGAGCTGGTCTGGAAGAACCCGGCCAGCGGCAAGGACGAGCTGCATGTGGGCGGAGAACCCGGCGGCTTCATGATCGAGTTCGAGAACGGCTTCAAGGTCTGGCACATGGGTGATACCGGCGTGTTCGGCGACATGAAGCTGCTCGGCGAGATGTACAAGCCCGACCTTGTGTTGATGCCCATCGGCGGCGGCCAGTTCGTGATGAACCCGGCCGACGCAGCCTTCGCCGCCCGCGAGCTGATCAAGCCCAAGGCCGTGATCCCCATGCACTACGGCACCAACCCCGGCCTGCCCGGCACGCCGGCCGAGTTCAGCAAGGCGCTGGGCGCGAGCAGCATCAGGGTGCTGGCGATTCAGCCGGGGGAGACGGTAGAGTTTTGA
- a CDS encoding FCD domain-containing protein, protein MDAAASLRDTLINKLRSRTWAPGHRIPTERALSEQFGLSRSTVRRVLLELKRRQLITQTVGSGTYVAEHAQQLLAGSAQGGAALASSPADLMSARLVLEPALIEMVIGNATAADFARMDHCNDEAEAATTLEAFEHWDAALHEAIAAAAHNVFIANVFRLMNEVRAQSEWGMLKRRSATPERRLEYQHEHRALVAALKQRDVERARALCLAHLVHVRTNLLGF, encoded by the coding sequence ATGGACGCCGCCGCGAGCCTGCGCGACACCCTCATCAACAAGCTGCGCTCGCGCACCTGGGCGCCGGGCCATCGCATCCCGACCGAGCGCGCCCTGAGCGAGCAGTTCGGCCTCAGCCGCTCGACGGTGCGCCGCGTGCTGCTGGAGCTCAAGCGCCGGCAGCTGATCACCCAGACCGTGGGCAGCGGCACCTATGTCGCCGAGCATGCGCAGCAGCTGCTGGCCGGCTCGGCCCAGGGCGGCGCCGCGCTGGCCTCCAGCCCGGCCGATCTGATGAGTGCCCGCCTGGTGCTGGAGCCGGCCTTGATCGAGATGGTGATCGGTAATGCGACCGCCGCAGACTTTGCCCGCATGGACCATTGCAACGACGAGGCCGAGGCCGCCACCACGCTGGAGGCCTTCGAGCATTGGGATGCGGCGCTGCACGAGGCGATTGCCGCGGCCGCCCACAATGTTTTCATCGCCAATGTGTTCCGGCTGATGAACGAGGTGAGGGCGCAGAGCGAATGGGGCATGCTGAAGCGCCGCAGCGCCACGCCCGAGCGCCGGCTGGAGTACCAGCACGAGCACCGCGCGCTGGTGGCGGCACTGAAGCAGCGAGATGTCGAGCGCGCCCGCGCGCTGTGCCTGGCGCATCTGGTGCATGTGCGGACCAATCTGCTGGGTTTCTGA
- a CDS encoding IS66 family transposase — translation MIATDRIDTLTPEQLRQALHSALAEVQRHERQAAHDRALIDKLTHEMAVLKRLKFAAKSESFNAEQKSLLEEALDADLAALALEIEQREAGKPNSTEKRQAKRTALPAELPRREVRHEPDSLTCGCGCQLKRIGEDVAEKLDYVPGVFTVERHVRGKWVCGRCETLVQAPVAPHIIDKGIPTTGLLAQVLVAKYLDHLPLYRQEGIFGRAGLAIPRSTLAEWVGQCGVQLQPLVDALKAEMLARAVLHADETPVAMLKPGHGKTHRAYLWSYCTTAYDSLRAVVFDFADSRGGQHVRAFLGLGEPSNSGWCGKLVCDDFSGYKACFELGVTEAGCLAHARRKFHELWANHGSPVGEQALKFFGELYDVEREVRELDPDERKRIRQLRSRPVADALRQWLSGQRQRVPEGSATAKAIDYSLKRWQALTRFIDDGELPADNNWVENQIRPIALGRNNWLFAGSLRAGQRAAAIMSLVHSARLNGHEPHAYLRDALERLPTQPASRIAELLPHRWNPAAI, via the coding sequence GTGATCGCCACCGACCGCATCGACACGCTGACACCCGAGCAACTGCGCCAGGCGCTGCATTCGGCGCTTGCCGAAGTCCAGCGTCACGAGCGCCAGGCCGCTCACGACCGCGCCCTCATCGACAAGCTTACGCACGAGATGGCGGTGCTCAAGCGGCTGAAGTTTGCCGCCAAGTCCGAGAGCTTCAACGCGGAGCAGAAGAGCCTTCTCGAAGAGGCGCTCGACGCCGATCTGGCTGCGCTGGCGCTGGAGATCGAGCAGCGCGAAGCTGGCAAGCCCAACTCCACCGAGAAACGCCAAGCCAAGCGCACCGCACTGCCGGCCGAACTGCCACGGCGCGAAGTGCGTCATGAGCCTGACAGCCTCACATGCGGTTGTGGCTGCCAGCTCAAGCGCATCGGCGAAGACGTGGCCGAGAAGCTCGACTACGTGCCCGGCGTCTTCACGGTCGAACGCCATGTCCGCGGCAAGTGGGTCTGCGGCCGGTGCGAGACCCTCGTGCAGGCGCCTGTCGCGCCGCACATCATCGACAAGGGCATCCCCACCACCGGGCTGCTGGCCCAAGTGCTGGTGGCCAAGTACCTGGATCACCTGCCGCTGTACCGGCAGGAAGGCATCTTTGGCCGGGCCGGTCTGGCCATCCCGCGCTCGACGCTGGCCGAGTGGGTGGGCCAATGCGGCGTGCAGTTGCAGCCACTGGTGGATGCGCTCAAGGCAGAGATGCTGGCCCGAGCCGTGCTGCACGCTGACGAGACACCGGTGGCCATGCTCAAGCCAGGCCACGGCAAGACACACCGGGCCTATCTGTGGAGCTATTGCACGACGGCCTACGACAGCCTGCGCGCTGTGGTCTTCGACTTCGCTGACAGCCGGGGCGGCCAGCACGTTCGGGCCTTCCTAGGCTTGGGGGAGCCAAGCAATTCGGGTTGGTGCGGCAAGCTCGTCTGCGACGACTTCTCGGGGTACAAGGCCTGCTTCGAGCTGGGCGTGACCGAGGCCGGATGCCTGGCCCACGCCAGACGCAAGTTCCATGAACTGTGGGCCAACCATGGCAGTCCAGTCGGCGAACAGGCGCTGAAGTTCTTTGGCGAGCTTTACGACGTCGAGCGTGAGGTCCGAGAACTGGATCCCGATGAGCGCAAGCGCATCCGGCAACTGCGCTCGCGACCCGTGGCCGATGCCTTGCGGCAGTGGTTGAGCGGGCAGCGGCAACGGGTCCCTGAAGGCTCAGCCACGGCCAAGGCCATCGACTACAGCCTCAAGCGTTGGCAGGCGCTGACGCGCTTCATCGACGATGGCGAGCTGCCTGCGGACAACAACTGGGTCGAGAACCAGATCAGGCCCATCGCCCTAGGTCGAAACAACTGGCTATTCGCTGGCAGCCTGCGTGCGGGTCAGCGTGCGGCTGCCATCATGAGTCTGGTGCACTCGGCGAGGCTGAATGGGCATGAACCGCATGCCTACCTGCGCGACGCGCTGGAGCGCTTGCCCACGCAGCCGGCCAGTCGGATCGCCGAGTTGTTGCCGCACCGCTGGAATCCCGCCGCCATCTGA
- the istA gene encoding IS21 family transposase: MIDVATLSVIRRWALREQLSIREIAKRTGLSRNTIRKYLRSDDKEPSYAKRESVSRLDPFADKLAQWLKTEAGKNRKQRRTLKQMHAELMELGFDGSYNRVAAFAREWALKRQEEQKTTGRGTFVPLVFEPGEAFQFDWSEDWAVLGGERTKLQVAHFKLSHSRAFYIRAYLLQTHEMLFDAHNHAFRVFGGVPKRGIYDNMKTAVDKVLTGKARDVNARFAAMVSHYLFEVEFCNPASGWEKGQIEKNVRDARHRLWQPVPAFPSLDALNVWLEERCKALWTEISHGKLPGTVHDAWQDERRLLMQLPRPFDGFVEHTKRVSPTCLITFERTRYSVPASYANRPVSLRVYADRLVVAAEGKLICEHQRVIERRHDTLGQTIFDWRHYLAVLQRKPGALRNGAPFAELPVAFKRLQAELLKKPGGDREMVDILALVLHHDEQSVLAAVELALEVGVPTKMYVLNVLHRLLDGKAEPPPVDAPHALRLVNEPQANVNRYDELREERKVRHA, encoded by the coding sequence GTGATTGACGTGGCGACACTAAGTGTCATCAGGCGATGGGCCCTGCGTGAGCAGTTGTCCATCCGCGAGATTGCCAAACGAACAGGCCTGTCTCGCAACACCATCAGGAAGTACCTGCGCAGCGACGACAAGGAACCGTCGTACGCCAAGCGCGAGAGCGTGAGCCGGCTCGATCCGTTCGCGGACAAGCTGGCCCAGTGGCTCAAGACCGAAGCCGGCAAGAACCGCAAGCAGCGGCGCACCTTGAAGCAGATGCACGCCGAGCTCATGGAACTCGGCTTCGACGGCTCCTACAACCGCGTGGCCGCGTTCGCGCGGGAGTGGGCGCTCAAGCGCCAGGAAGAGCAGAAGACCACCGGGCGCGGAACCTTCGTGCCCCTGGTCTTCGAGCCCGGCGAGGCCTTCCAGTTCGACTGGAGCGAGGACTGGGCCGTGCTGGGTGGCGAGCGCACCAAGCTGCAGGTGGCGCACTTCAAGCTCAGCCACAGCCGGGCCTTCTACATCCGGGCCTACCTGCTGCAGACCCACGAGATGCTGTTCGACGCCCACAACCACGCCTTCCGCGTGTTCGGCGGCGTGCCCAAGCGAGGCATCTACGACAACATGAAGACCGCCGTGGACAAGGTCCTGACCGGCAAGGCGCGCGACGTCAACGCGCGCTTCGCCGCGATGGTCAGCCACTACCTCTTCGAAGTCGAGTTCTGCAACCCGGCCTCGGGCTGGGAGAAGGGCCAGATCGAGAAGAACGTGCGCGACGCGCGGCATCGGCTCTGGCAGCCCGTGCCGGCCTTCCCCTCGCTGGACGCCCTCAACGTCTGGCTGGAGGAGCGGTGCAAGGCGCTGTGGACCGAGATCTCGCACGGCAAGCTGCCCGGCACCGTGCACGACGCCTGGCAGGACGAGCGGCGGCTGCTGATGCAGCTGCCCCGACCGTTCGACGGCTTCGTCGAGCACACCAAGCGCGTCTCGCCGACCTGCCTGATCACCTTCGAGCGCACGCGCTACAGCGTGCCGGCCTCGTACGCGAACCGGCCGGTGAGCCTGCGCGTGTACGCCGACCGGCTCGTCGTCGCGGCCGAGGGCAAGCTCATCTGCGAGCACCAGCGGGTGATTGAGCGGCGCCACGACACCCTGGGCCAGACCATCTTCGATTGGCGCCACTACCTGGCGGTGCTGCAGCGCAAGCCAGGCGCACTCAGGAACGGCGCGCCGTTCGCCGAGCTGCCGGTGGCGTTCAAGCGGCTGCAGGCCGAGCTGCTGAAGAAGCCGGGCGGAGACCGCGAGATGGTGGACATCCTGGCCCTGGTCCTGCACCACGACGAGCAGTCGGTGCTGGCGGCCGTCGAGCTGGCCCTGGAGGTTGGCGTGCCGACCAAGATGTACGTGCTCAACGTGCTGCACCGGCTGCTGGATGGGAAGGCCGAGCCGCCGCCGGTGGATGCGCCGCACGCGCTGCGCCTGGTCAATGAACCTCAGGCCAATGTGAATCGCTACGACGAACTACGAGAAGAGAGGAAGGTCCGCCATGCGTGA
- a CDS encoding helix-turn-helix transcriptional regulator: MILAASAVNFKMGWPDGYDGSPGVSEHLNDPLREERLRVGLTQVELADRLGWPQSTTSKSENGSRQLDVMELRALLGAMVLDLATFIAQLEARLAANTPLRHESGKAKRTR; this comes from the coding sequence ATGATCCTTGCCGCCTCAGCGGTCAACTTCAAGATGGGTTGGCCGGACGGTTACGACGGGTCCCCTGGGGTTTCGGAACACCTGAACGATCCTTTGCGCGAGGAGCGGTTGCGCGTCGGTCTGACGCAAGTGGAGCTTGCTGATCGGCTGGGCTGGCCGCAATCAACGACAAGCAAGAGCGAGAACGGAAGCCGTCAGCTCGACGTGATGGAGCTGCGGGCATTGCTTGGCGCGATGGTCTTGGATCTGGCAACCTTCATTGCCCAACTTGAAGCCAGGTTGGCGGCCAATACGCCTCTACGGCATGAGTCAGGCAAGGCGAAGAGAACCCGCTGA
- a CDS encoding transposase, which produces MTSDKPVKRRHYSEALKAQVMAECEAPGASVAKVALAHGINANVVHRWRQLAREDQPAVPAISSGFIPVPLAPSPIPPVVPASSDIQVQLRRGATTMTITWPVSAAADFAAWTRELLR; this is translated from the coding sequence ATGACAAGCGACAAACCGGTTAAGCGACGGCACTACAGCGAAGCACTGAAGGCGCAGGTGATGGCCGAGTGCGAAGCGCCGGGCGCCTCGGTGGCGAAGGTGGCCCTGGCCCATGGCATCAATGCCAACGTCGTGCACCGCTGGCGCCAACTCGCCCGCGAAGACCAGCCCGCTGTGCCCGCGATCTCAAGCGGCTTCATCCCGGTGCCCCTTGCCCCATCGCCCATACCGCCAGTGGTGCCGGCCAGCTCCGACATCCAGGTCCAACTGCGTCGAGGCGCAACAACGATGACGATCACCTGGCCGGTGTCGGCCGCTGCCGACTTCGCCGCCTGGACCCGCGAGTTGCTCCGATGA
- a CDS encoding fumarylacetoacetate hydrolase family protein: protein MKLFTIVHQGRRRLGRLAADGLQLELFDIDATRGALPLIELLATGAPLPATVGTVALAETQVIAPLPLPRRNLFCVGRNYHAHAKELRDSVFKDNAKAVDAWPIVFTKVPECVIADGAAIQLPGAISQQIDYEAELAVVIGKGGRNISRAEAMGHVFGYTIVNDVTARDVQMRHSQWDLGKSFDTFCPMGPCIVTADALDGTDTRVQCWVNGELRQDGRTSDLIFDIPTLIETISRGITLYPGDVIATGTPAGVGMGLTPPRWLQPGDVVRIAIDGIGVLENSCVAEVPA from the coding sequence ATGAAACTGTTCACCATTGTCCATCAGGGCCGGCGCCGCCTGGGCCGCCTCGCCGCCGACGGCCTGCAGCTGGAGCTGTTCGATATCGACGCCACCCGCGGCGCACTGCCGTTGATCGAGCTGCTGGCCACCGGCGCCCCGCTGCCGGCCACGGTCGGCACGGTGGCGCTGGCCGAGACCCAGGTGATTGCCCCGCTGCCGCTGCCGCGCCGCAATCTGTTCTGCGTCGGCCGCAACTACCACGCCCACGCCAAGGAGCTGCGCGACTCGGTGTTCAAGGACAACGCCAAGGCGGTCGATGCCTGGCCCATCGTCTTCACCAAGGTGCCCGAGTGCGTGATCGCCGACGGCGCTGCCATCCAGCTGCCCGGCGCGATCTCGCAGCAGATCGACTACGAGGCCGAGCTGGCCGTGGTCATAGGCAAAGGCGGCCGCAATATCAGCCGCGCCGAGGCGATGGGCCATGTGTTCGGCTACACCATCGTCAACGACGTCACCGCCCGCGACGTGCAGATGCGCCACAGCCAGTGGGACCTGGGCAAGAGCTTCGACACCTTCTGCCCGATGGGCCCCTGCATCGTCACCGCCGACGCGCTGGACGGCACCGACACCCGGGTGCAGTGCTGGGTCAACGGCGAGCTGCGCCAGGATGGGCGCACCAGCGACCTGATCTTCGACATCCCCACGCTGATCGAGACGATCTCGCGCGGCATCACGCTCTACCCCGGCGATGTGATCGCCACCGGCACGCCGGCCGGCGTCGGCATGGGGCTGACGCCGCCGCGCTGGTTGCAGCCCGGTGACGTCGTGCGCATAGCGATCGATGGCATCGGCGTGCTGGAAAACAGCTGCGTCGCCGAGGTGCCGGCATGA
- a CDS encoding tripartite tricarboxylate transporter substrate binding protein, translating into MRALFAIALLGAATATFAQSDWPAKPITMIVPFPPGGVADTVARPVAEALSRELKQTVIVENRVGAGGALGMGVAARAPADGYTLLMTLSSISILPEADKILGRKPAYTLNQFRPIARFTADPTVLVVRADAPWNTLAEFIADAKKKPGTYNYGSSGNYGTMHVPMEMLKANAGFRMTHIPYTGAGPAVLALLSGQVDAVASGPASVVQQIKAGKLRPLAHWGDKPLLSLPEVPSLKQTGHATSFAQWSALFVPTGTPDDVVAKLRAAAKKVAVNPAVVQTIVRAGSPIEYLDAPEFQTYWDADALLMTEAVRKIGKVE; encoded by the coding sequence ATGAGGGCGCTGTTCGCCATTGCCCTGCTCGGCGCCGCCACCGCCACCTTCGCGCAATCGGACTGGCCAGCCAAGCCGATCACCATGATCGTGCCCTTCCCGCCCGGCGGTGTTGCCGACACGGTGGCACGGCCGGTGGCCGAGGCGCTGTCGCGCGAGCTGAAGCAGACGGTGATTGTCGAGAACCGCGTCGGCGCCGGTGGCGCTTTGGGCATGGGCGTGGCGGCGCGCGCACCGGCCGACGGCTACACCCTGTTGATGACCCTGTCGTCGATCTCGATACTGCCCGAGGCCGACAAGATACTCGGACGCAAGCCGGCCTACACGCTGAACCAGTTCCGGCCGATTGCCCGCTTCACCGCCGACCCGACCGTGCTGGTGGTGCGCGCCGATGCGCCCTGGAACACGCTGGCCGAGTTCATCGCCGACGCGAAGAAGAAGCCCGGCACCTACAACTACGGCAGCTCGGGCAACTACGGCACCATGCATGTGCCGATGGAGATGCTGAAGGCCAACGCCGGCTTCCGCATGACCCACATCCCCTATACCGGCGCCGGCCCGGCGGTGCTGGCCCTGCTCAGCGGCCAGGTCGATGCGGTGGCCAGCGGGCCGGCCAGCGTGGTGCAGCAGATCAAGGCCGGCAAGCTGCGCCCCCTGGCCCACTGGGGTGACAAGCCCCTGCTGTCACTGCCCGAGGTGCCCAGCTTGAAGCAGACCGGCCACGCCACCAGCTTCGCCCAATGGTCGGCGCTGTTCGTGCCCACCGGCACGCCGGACGACGTGGTCGCCAAGCTGCGCGCCGCCGCGAAGAAGGTGGCCGTCAACCCGGCCGTGGTGCAGACGATTGTCCGCGCCGGCAGCCCCATCGAGTACCTGGACGCACCCGAGTTCCAGACCTACTGGGACGCCGATGCGCTGCTGATGACCGAGGCGGTGCGCAAGATAGGCAAGGTGGAGTGA
- a CDS encoding substrate-binding domain-containing protein — translation MTSTVNLLCAGAAQGLVKALQQRFADATGATVQGRFGAVGAMKEALLAGEACDVMLVTEAMIQSLIVEGRLRAGSEAALGRVRTGVAVRSGELLPDVGTPETLKAALLAADAIYFPDPQRATAGIHFAKVMRELGIHDELEGRFRTFPNGATAMRELAADTSPRAIGCTQVTEINYTPGVLLAGALPKAFELATQYSAALSAQAAEPELAARLVALLAGPDSQSLRREGGFEF, via the coding sequence ATGACCTCAACCGTGAATCTCTTGTGCGCCGGCGCGGCGCAGGGCCTGGTGAAGGCATTGCAGCAGCGCTTTGCCGACGCCACCGGCGCCACCGTGCAGGGCCGCTTCGGCGCCGTGGGTGCGATGAAGGAGGCACTGCTGGCCGGCGAGGCCTGCGATGTGATGCTCGTCACCGAGGCGATGATCCAGTCGCTGATAGTCGAGGGCCGCCTGCGCGCCGGCAGCGAGGCCGCGCTGGGCCGGGTGCGCACCGGCGTGGCCGTGCGCAGCGGCGAATTGCTGCCTGATGTCGGTACCCCGGAGACCCTGAAGGCGGCGCTGCTGGCCGCCGATGCGATCTACTTCCCCGATCCGCAACGCGCCACCGCCGGCATCCACTTCGCCAAGGTGATGCGCGAGCTGGGCATTCACGACGAGCTGGAGGGGCGCTTCCGCACCTTCCCGAACGGCGCCACGGCGATGCGCGAACTGGCCGCAGACACCTCGCCCCGCGCCATCGGCTGCACCCAGGTGACCGAGATCAACTACACGCCCGGCGTGCTGCTGGCCGGCGCATTGCCCAAGGCCTTCGAACTGGCGACCCAGTACAGCGCCGCACTGAGCGCGCAGGCGGCCGAGCCCGAGCTGGCGGCGCGCCTCGTTGCCTTGCTGGCCGGCCCCGATTCCCAGTCGCTGCGCCGCGAAGGCGGCTTCGAGTTCTGA
- a CDS encoding biliverdin-producing heme oxygenase gives MDATRITTGLAARLKQETRELHTKAERSGVMVALMRGSIGLPAYCALLRSLRPIYAALESALDAQSSDANVQRLWRPELRRLPRLEQDLARLDASSTAGDDAAAAPYVQRLQALAVNEPTQLLAHAYLRYLGDLHGGQMLARVVRQRFDLVGDEGTAFYDFGAPPQVERLKQEFRAGLDALVLTPQQADAFVAEACDAFVLHQQLFDDLQRQYPD, from the coding sequence ATGGACGCAACCCGCATCACCACCGGCCTGGCCGCCAGGCTCAAGCAGGAGACCCGCGAGCTGCACACCAAGGCCGAGCGCAGCGGTGTGATGGTGGCGCTGATGCGCGGCAGCATCGGCCTGCCGGCCTACTGCGCACTGCTGCGTAGCTTGCGGCCGATCTACGCAGCGCTGGAGTCGGCCCTCGATGCGCAGAGCAGCGATGCCAATGTGCAGCGCCTGTGGCGCCCCGAGCTGCGCCGCCTGCCGCGGCTGGAGCAAGACCTGGCACGGCTGGACGCCAGCTCAACGGCCGGTGACGATGCCGCCGCCGCGCCCTATGTCCAACGGCTGCAGGCGCTGGCGGTGAACGAGCCGACTCAGCTGCTGGCCCATGCCTATCTGCGCTATCTGGGTGATCTGCATGGCGGCCAGATGCTGGCCCGCGTGGTGCGCCAGCGCTTCGATCTGGTGGGTGACGAGGGCACGGCCTTCTATGACTTCGGCGCGCCGCCGCAGGTGGAGCGGTTGAAGCAGGAATTCCGCGCCGGCCTTGACGCGCTGGTGCTGACGCCGCAGCAGGCGGATGCCTTCGTCGCCGAGGCCTGCGACGCTTTCGTCCTGCACCAGCAGCTGTTCGACGACCTGCAGCGCCAGTATCCCGACTGA